Sequence from the Maribacter algicola genome:
AAATGCTTTAATGTACTGCTAAGATAGTTAGGAGATACATGTAATGCCTCGGCTACAAAGTTCACGGTAGGCAAACCTTTCACTTGAGCTTTCCTCTCAAAAAAATCCTTTACCACCTCTTCAAAACGGGAAAGAATTTCATGGTTCTGCTGTTTCCGAGTGATAAACTGTCTTTCATAAAATCGTTGGGCATAATTGAGTAGCAGCTGAATCTGGGAAATAATAATATCCTGACTAAACCGATCCATATTGGCCTGATATTCCTGTTTGATATTTCTAAAAATCTCCGCCACGACTTTTTCCTCCTTCTCGGAAAGGAAGAGGGCTTCGGTCAAAGAATAATCAAAAAATTCATAGTTTTTAATGGTATTGGCCAACGGCGTATTCCAAAGGAAATCCGGATGGATCAGCAATATCCATCCAGAAGGTTCCTTGTTTTTATCCTTTTCTACATAGTTGATGTTGAGAATCTGATTGGGAGCAAAAAAAGACATCAATCCTTCATCAAAATCATACTCCTGTTGCCCATACCTATATTTTCCGGGTACATCTTTTTTCAGCGCGATGGAATAATAGCCCTGTAACCAACTTACATGGTGGTTTTCAGGGGTGTGGATAATAGAACTATAATCTACCACGCTAATCAATGGATGTTCCGGTTTTGGTAACTGACGAATTTTATGAAACTCGCTAATGGAATCGATACGATGTACAGGCTTGTTCTCCATTGCTTCAATTATAGCATGGTTCCACCAGAGGCTTCAATGCGTTGTCCATTGATCCATCGAGCATCCTCCGTACATAAAAAAGCGACCAATCCTCCAATATCTTCCGGTTCCCCTACTCTTCCCAATGCCGTAACACTGGACACCATTTTTCGTTTTTGTTCGTTGGTCTTGTTCTCACCGTTCCCAAAATCTGTAGCTACCGCACCCGGTGCCACAACGTTGGCCCTGATTTTTCTATCGCCCAATTCCTTGGCAAGGTAACGGGTAAAGACCTCCACACCACCCTTCATGGACGCGTAGGCCGAGGATTTGGGAAAGGTGAATCGAGCCAATCCAGAAGAAATATTAATAATACCTCCACCATCGTTCAAGTATTTTAGGGCTTTTTGGGTCAGGAAGTACACCCCTTTTAAATGAATGTTCATCATCTCGTCAAAAACTTCCTCGGTGGTTTCCAAAAATGGTTTGTAAATGCCCGTTCCGGCATTGTTGATGAGAAAGTCGAAGTGGCTGCTCCCCATAGTTTCTTTAAGTCCCTCTTCCAATTGGCCATAAAAGGCATCAAAAGTGGAAATATCGCTTGTGTCCAATTGCAGGGCAAAAGATTTTATCCCATATTTTATAACCTGTGCTACGACGTTCTCCGCAGCATCCCTATTGGTATGATAGGTTATCACCACGTCCAAACCTTTTTTAGCTATCTGCAAGGCCATATCCTTACCCAGTCCCCTACTTCCTCCTGTAATTACTGCAATTTTATTCGTACCCATAATGTCATTGTTTTTGTTTTAACAAAGTTCGGCAGGTTTCTCCCGTAAAACGTATCCAAATCCATGGATAATGAAGCCAAATCCGTTTCTTCATCTTAATCACCTCTAAAGATAAACCCTTTGTTCTTTCAGAGCTAGTAGTCAAATACCGACTTGGAAATGGGGATGCTCTGAAAAATATCCGATCACATCCTTAATTTCCTATTTATTATTTTTTGTGTCCTGGTTCCCAAATTAGTCTTAGGAAAGAGCTTAATCGTTCATTTTCCCGACTTACAGGAATTCCACCAACGATACCGATCATAAGATTATCGGCAATACCCAATCTCATCTGAGGTCGTATAGTCATATCAAAATCACTTCGGCCCATGGTTTTATTAAACTCCACTCCAATAAAATTTCGGGTACCCGTTATCATATAATGAAAACTGGTATTGATGTCGTACGTGGTGTGAAACTTTTGGGTTTCAAAATTTTGCGCTATCATGGGACCTGTATAGATAAGGGAATGAATATTGGTTCCCCATCGCTTTGCAATAACCAAAAAAGGGTTATAGACATTTCCGGAAATAAAGGGCGCCCCAAAATTTCTAAAGTTGGACAGTTCAAATTCATTGATGTATCCCAAAGCCATAGAAGTGGCCATAGGTTCGCTCACAAAAAAAGACCATTGCGCAGCTATTTTGATACTGTTTAATTTGTTGGAAGGCAACGAATCCCTTTGAGTGCCGTTTAGGGGCGAATAAAAAGTGAAAGGTAGTTCAACTTCCAAACCTAACCTATCCATGGGGGCCCATTCGTACTCGATCAATGCCTCATAGGAATCGAACCTTAAATTATCTGTAAGTCCAAATCCCAAGTTCCATTCCTTTTCGCCTTTTCTGGCGCCCAAATCACGGATAAGGTCAATATAAAGCGGTTCCGCATGCAACACCTTGCCGGGTTCCTTTAGGCCTTCTACTTGATGAATATATATGCTGTCTTTTTCGATATTTGAAATTTGGGCCATGCCGGTGGCCGAAAGTGCCCATACGCAGATGAACACTACTAACTTTCGTGTTTGCATTTTTAATTTGTTAAAGCATTAGAAATTAATCCCATATCGCCATGGCGCAGGGAAAACGATGTGCTAGAAAACAAATTAAACTTTGGGCGGAGGGGTAATTAATTGACCAAACCCATGGGGTAAGTGTATTTGATAATCGGGAAAGGCTCGTAAAGAGGTATCAAGATTCGAAGTATCCAAACCAAAATCAGAAACGATCGCTGATATAAGATTTATTTTTACTTTAGAAGGGCTATTATGCTCCTCCGTATCCGGATCGTCAAATTCCTCAAAAGCTTCCTCAAAACCCAATAACTGCTCAACGACTATTTCAACGATACTTTCCTGATCGTTAAAAGTAAGATTTTCAGGAATATACTCTGGTTTGGGATCTATGGTATCTACACTAATATTCAAAAGGTACAATCCCATGAAACCCCAAAGGAACCTAACATAAACGCTATTTCGTATTTTACCGAACACGGGTCAAAATTAGTCTCCCTGTTAGATTTACCAAATGTTTAACCCATTTTTAACGTCGCGGATTTATTCCAAATCATCCGGTTCTATATGAATAAGGACATGTTCCAGATTGGGTATGACCCACTTGAGATGGTCCTGTAGTCGATGGGCAATTTCATGGCCCTCCCGCACAGAAATATCGGCCTTTACCATCGCATGGAGATCAATATGGTACTTCATACCGGCCTTACGGATGTAACACTTTTCCGTTCCTTCAATACCTTCAACCTTCAGGGACTCGACTTTGATTTTTTCCAAAATATCATCATATCTGTGTTCGTCCATGATCTCGCCAAGGGCAGGCCTAAATATCAGATAACTATTATATAGTATAAAGCCCGAAGCCAATAGGGCCGCCCAATCGTCCGCGGTTTCGTAGCCCTTGCCAAAAATCAGGGCAATGGAAATACCCACAAAGGCCATAACGGAGGTAATGGCATCGCTTCTATGGTGCCAGGCATCCGCCTTTAACGAGGAACTATGTGTTTGTTTGCTCTTTTTGAGTACTACCCTATAGGACACTTCCTTCCAGAGAATAATGATACCCAGTACGATCAAGGTCCAAGGCTTGGGGACCTTGTGGGGCGTGCGAATGTTCTCGATACTCTCATAGGCGATGACCGTGGCCGAGGTCACCAAAAAAGCGACGACCAAAAAGGTAACCAAAGGTTCAATTTTCCCATGACCGTAGGGGTGGTTATCATCCGCGGGCCTTTTGGCATAAGTAAGGCCGAACAACACCAACAGGGAAGAAAAAATATCCGTGGTGGACTCAATGGCATCCGCAATGAGGGCATAGGAGTTTCCAAAAAATCCTGCCAATCCCTTTACCAAGGCCAAGGCAGTATTTCCTATGATGCTGAAATACGTGGTGCGAATAGCGCTTTGTTCGTTGGTCATATCCATTAAGAAGCTTCCAAAAGAGTGGTACAAAAATACCACCTTCCAAGCGTTCAGAAAGCCTAATTCCACGATAGTTTTTGTACCGACTTTACTTTAGATACCTGTCCTCAAATGCGCCCACCTTTTGTTTGAGATAATTTGGCGCATCCAAGCGGATTCCCAAAAAGAGATGGTAGAACACCCTGGTATCATGATTGACCACTGTGGTGTTTTCCTGTTTGTATTGGGTTCCCGATAATGTTCCATACAGGCCGGAATAGAATCGGTCTCCGTTATAGCCTATACCTACCCTTCCATCCCATCGGAACAATACATTATTCTGATCGCTGACATTCTCCCCGGTGTTGAGACGGGTCGTAAGTTTGGTGTGCAGATACCCCACATGGGCCTGTGCACCCAATGAGAGATAATATTTTTCCTTGGCCACAAAGGTATAGGCATATCCCGGACCGACGCTCGTTTCCCAGTTGTTGGACTTCTGCGTACCGGAAGTCCCAGAGGTATCGTCCACAATATAATATCGTAAATTGAAGGTAGGCATAAAACTACCGGCACTCTTTAATTGCCGCTCCGTTTGTGAGGTTAGGCTTCTAATGGAAAACCTGGAATTGTTGTAATATCCTGCCGAAAGGGAAAAACCCTTGTATCTAAGATCC
This genomic interval carries:
- a CDS encoding helix-turn-helix domain-containing protein translates to MENKPVHRIDSISEFHKIRQLPKPEHPLISVVDYSSIIHTPENHHVSWLQGYYSIALKKDVPGKYRYGQQEYDFDEGLMSFFAPNQILNINYVEKDKNKEPSGWILLIHPDFLWNTPLANTIKNYEFFDYSLTEALFLSEKEEKVVAEIFRNIKQEYQANMDRFSQDIIISQIQLLLNYAQRFYERQFITRKQQNHEILSRFEEVVKDFFERKAQVKGLPTVNFVAEALHVSPNYLSSTLKHLTGLNAQQHIHEKLVERAKLKLSTTTLSVSEIAYELGFEHPQSFSKLFKTKTSFSPREFRKSFN
- a CDS encoding SDR family oxidoreductase, with translation MGTNKIAVITGGSRGLGKDMALQIAKKGLDVVITYHTNRDAAENVVAQVIKYGIKSFALQLDTSDISTFDAFYGQLEEGLKETMGSSHFDFLINNAGTGIYKPFLETTEEVFDEMMNIHLKGVYFLTQKALKYLNDGGGIINISSGLARFTFPKSSAYASMKGGVEVFTRYLAKELGDRKIRANVVAPGAVATDFGNGENKTNEQKRKMVSSVTALGRVGEPEDIGGLVAFLCTEDARWINGQRIEASGGTML
- a CDS encoding HAEPLYID family protein encodes the protein MAQISNIEKDSIYIHQVEGLKEPGKVLHAEPLYIDLIRDLGARKGEKEWNLGFGLTDNLRFDSYEALIEYEWAPMDRLGLEVELPFTFYSPLNGTQRDSLPSNKLNSIKIAAQWSFFVSEPMATSMALGYINEFELSNFRNFGAPFISGNVYNPFLVIAKRWGTNIHSLIYTGPMIAQNFETQKFHTTYDINTSFHYMITGTRNFIGVEFNKTMGRSDFDMTIRPQMRLGIADNLMIGIVGGIPVSRENERLSSFLRLIWEPGHKK
- a CDS encoding cation diffusion facilitator family transporter, whose amino-acid sequence is MTNEQSAIRTTYFSIIGNTALALVKGLAGFFGNSYALIADAIESTTDIFSSLLVLFGLTYAKRPADDNHPYGHGKIEPLVTFLVVAFLVTSATVIAYESIENIRTPHKVPKPWTLIVLGIIILWKEVSYRVVLKKSKQTHSSSLKADAWHHRSDAITSVMAFVGISIALIFGKGYETADDWAALLASGFILYNSYLIFRPALGEIMDEHRYDDILEKIKVESLKVEGIEGTEKCYIRKAGMKYHIDLHAMVKADISVREGHEIAHRLQDHLKWVIPNLEHVLIHIEPDDLE
- a CDS encoding DUF4421 family protein, with amino-acid sequence MTTKPFFFMPIHKLIPFLICAIFVLLPVYAQELDANTIVEDGFIQKMDDKVAMDLSLNNAYEVFEVRTPNQRLVIHPNAATNLRYNLNYRFISVGFSLAPDFIPGNGDENRKGETKSFSLGTTLIFKHSFFEVSYDRVKGYYLDNTADFTTLDPGDSFIQFPDLRYKGFSLSAGYYNNSRFSIRSLTSQTERQLKSAGSFMPTFNLRYYIVDDTSGTSGTQKSNNWETSVGPGYAYTFVAKEKYYLSLGAQAHVGYLHTKLTTRLNTGENVSDQNNVLFRWDGRVGIGYNGDRFYSGLYGTLSGTQYKQENTTVVNHDTRVFYHLFLGIRLDAPNYLKQKVGAFEDRYLK